A stretch of Zonotrichia albicollis isolate bZonAlb1 chromosome 32, bZonAlb1.hap1, whole genome shotgun sequence DNA encodes these proteins:
- the LOC141726108 gene encoding uncharacterized protein LOC141726108 gives MRENPIMSLSPRGGKSHRVLVLAPPEQELSMESSEEPEAEAVWSGSTARQGEADGEEKPRRSLSRRGCKGRARGSEGERASLGHGGAQRSELGPREQLQGGEEKPHKCSECGKSFTSSCTLTVHQRSHTGERRYQCDQCQKRFVSSSELVGHQGSHTDERPFQCLDCGKGFKRISHLNRHQRIHTEERPYECDQCNKRFLNSTHLLRHRLIHTEERPFHCRDCGQSFRRNSHLIVHWRIHTGERPHECPQCGKTFTHGSTLTVHLRSHTGERPYECDQCQKGFYTSSDLLKHQRIHTDERPFRCPDCGVGFKEKSTLVTQRRIHTGERPYKCPQCGKGFIDSSSRTIHLRGHTGERPYKCDQCQKGFYTSSDLLSHQRIHTDERPFRCPDCGVGFKHNSHLIAHRRIHTGERPYQCPQCGKSFRASSHLTAHLRSIHTGERPYECPQCGKSFIQSSRLTVHLRSHTGERPFKCDQCQKGFYTSSHLLKHQRIHTDQKPFRCPDCGVGFKHNSHLTVHRRIHTGERPYQCPQCGKGFTQSSHLTVHLRSHTGEKPHKCSECGKSFRWRSKLNAHLRSHTGERPFECDECHQRFCTNSSLVSHQSIHTIERPFCCPDCGKGFRQKSHLVIHQRIHTEERPYKCGECGKGFTLSSHLIVHDRSHTGERPYECHQCKKRFMSSSELVGHQRSHTDERPFQCPDCGKGFKSVSHLKRHRHIHTGERPYECDQCQKRFLSSSNLLSHQLIHTEERPFHCRDCGQGFRHKCALIVHRRIHTGERPHECPQCGKVFTSSSNLTVHLRSHTGERPYECPQCGKSFTQSSRLTVHLRSHTGERPYECDQCQKGFYSSSDLLKHQRIHTDERPFRCPDCGVGFKEKSTLVTHRRIHTGERPYKCPQCGKGFIDSSSLTVHLRSHTGERPYKCDQCQKSFYTSSELLLHQRIHTDERPFRCLDCGVGFRHNSALIVHRRIHTGERPYQCPQCGKGFTTSGRMTKHQKSQH, from the exons atgaGGGAAAATCCTATCATGTCCTTGTCCCcccgtgggggcaaatcccatcgtgtccttgtccttgctccccccgagcaggagctgagcatggagagcagcgaggagccggaggcagaggccgtttggagcggctccacggctcggcagggagaagccgacggggaggagaagccgcggagatccctgagcaggaggggctgcaaaggcagagcgcggggatccgagggggaaagagcaagcctgggccatggaggggctcagagatccgagctggggccccgtgagcagctccagggtggggaggagaagccccacaagtgctccgagtgtgggaagagcttcacctcGAGCTGTACTCTGACTGtccaccagaggagccacacggGGGAACGACGCTACCAGTGTGACCAATGCCAGAAGCGGTTTGTGAGCAGCTCTGAACTCGTGGGGCACCAGGGctcacacacggacgagaggcccttccagtgcctcgACTGCGGGAAGGGTTTCAAAAGAATCTCCCACCTCAACaggcaccagcgcatccacaccgaggagaggccgtacgagtgtgatcagtgcaatAAGAGGTTCCTCAACAGCACCCACCTCCTCCGTCACCGCCTCATCCACACTGAGGAGAGGCCGTTCCACTGCCGTGACTGCGGGCAGAGCTTCCGAcgcaactcccacctcatcgtccactggcgcatccacactggggagagaccccacgagtgtccccagtgtgggaagactTTCACCCACGGCTCCACCCTGACTGTCCACCTCAgaagccacaccggggagaggccctacgagtgtgatcagtgccagaagggctTTTACACCTCGTCTGATCTCCTCaagcaccagcgcatccacacggacgagaggcccttccgctgtcctgattgtggggtgggattcaaagAGAAGTCAACCCTCGTCACACAGAGgaggatccacaccggggagagaccctacaagtgcccccagtgtgggaagggcttcataGACAGCTCCAGCCGGACTATCCATCTCAGaggccacaccggggagaggccctacaagtgtgatcagtgtcagaagggcttttacacctcgtctgatctcctcagtcaccagcgcatccacacggacgagaggcccttccgctgtcccgattgtggggtgggattcaagcacaactcccacctcatcgcCCAcaggcgcatccacaccggggagagaccctaccagtgtccccagtgtgggaagagcttcagagcGAGCTCCCACCTGACTGCCCACCTGAGGAGCATCCACACCGgtgagaggccctatgagtgtccccagtgtgggaagagtttcATCCAGAGCTCCAGGCTGACTGTCCACCTCAgaagccacactggggagaggcccttcaagtgtgatcagtgccagaagggctTTTACACCTCGTCTCATCTCCTAaagcaccagcgcatccacacggatCAGAAACCTTTCCGCTGTCCCgattgtggggtgggattcaagcacaactcccacctcaccgtccaccggcgcatccacaccggggagagaccctaccagtgtccccagtgtgggaagggcttcacccagagctcccacctgactgtccacctgaggagccacactgg ggagaagccccacaagtgctccgagtgtgggaagagcttcaggtggagatCCAAACTGAAtgcccacctgaggagccacaccggggagaggccctttgagtgtgaTGAATGCCATCAGAGGTTTTGCACCAACTCCAGTCTTGTCAGTCACCAGAGCATTCACACCATCGAGCGGCCATTTTGCTGTCCCGATTGTGGAAAGGGATTCAGGCAAAAGTCACACCTGGTTatccaccaacgcatccacaccgAGGAGAGACCCTATAAGTgcggggaatgtgggaagggcttcacctTGAGCTCCCACCTCATTGTCCACGACAGGAGCCACACGGGGGAACGACCCTACGAGTGTCACCAGTGCAAGAAAAGGTTTATGAGCAGCTCTGAACTCGTGGGGCACCAGCGctcacacacggacgagaggcccttccagtgccccgactgcgggaagggcttcaaaaGCGTCTCCCACCTCAAAAGGCACCGGcacatccacaccggggagaggccctacgagtgtgatcagtgccagaagaggttcctgagcagctccaatctcctcagtcaccagctcatccacaccgaggagaggccgtTCCACTGTCGTGACTGCGGGCAGGGATTCAGGCACAAGTGTGCCCTCATCGTCCACCGGCGCATtcacaccggggagagaccccacgagtgtccccagtgtgggaaggtcttcacctccagctccaacctgactgtccacctgaggagccacactggggagaggccctatgagtgtccccagtgtgggaagagtttcacccagagctccaggcttactgtccacctgaggagccacaccggggagaggccctacgagtgtgatcagtgccagaagggctTTTACTCCTCATCTGATCTCCTCaagcaccagcgcatccacacggacgagaggcccttccgctgtcccgattgtggggtgggattcaaagAGAAGTCAACCCTTGTCACACACAGgaggatccacaccggggagagaccctacaagtgcccccagtgtgggaagggcttcatagacagctccagcctgactgtCCACCTCAgaagccacactggggagaggccctacaaatgtgatcagtgccagaagagctTTTACACCTCGTCTGAACTCCTCCttcaccagcgcatccacacggacgagaggcccttccgctgtctcgattgtggggtgggattcaggCACAACTCTGCCCTAATcgtccaccggcgcatccacaccggggagagaccctaccagtgtccccagtgtgggaagggcttcaccaCAAGCGGCAGAATGACCAAACACCAgaagagccagcactga
- the LOC141726066 gene encoding uncharacterized protein LOC141726066 — protein sequence MRENPIMSLSPRGGKSHRVLVLAPPEQELSMESSEEPVAEAVWSGSTARQGEADGEEKPQKCSECGKSFTSSCTLTVHQRSHTGERPYQCDQCQKRFVSSSELVGHQGSHTDERPFQCLDCGKGFKRISHLNRHQRIHTEERPYECDQCNKRFLNSTHLLRHRLIHTEERPFHCRDCGQSFRRNSHLIVHWRIHTGERPHECPQCGKTFTHGSTLTVHLRSHTGERPYECDQCQKGFYTSSDLLKHQRIHTDERPFRCPDCGVGFKEKSTLVTQRRIHTGERPYKCPQCGKGFIDSSSRTIHLRGHTGERPYKCDQCQKGFYTSSDLLSHQRIHTDERPFRCPDCGVGFKHNSALIAHRRIHTGERPYQCPQCGKSFRASSHLTAHLRRIHTGERPYECPQCGKSFIQSSRLTVHLRSHTGERPFKCDQCQKGFYTSSHLLKHQRIHTDERPFRCPDCGVGFKHNSHLTVHRRIHTGERPYQCPQCGKGFTQSSHLTVHLRSHTGERPQE from the coding sequence atgaGGGAAAATCCTATCATGTCCTTGTCCCcccgtgggggcaaatcccatcgtgtccttgtccttgctccccccgagcaggagctgagcatggagagcagcgaggagccggtggcagaggccgtttggagcggctccacggctcggcagggagaagccgacggggaggagaagccccaaaagtgctccgagtgtgggaagagcttcacctcGAGCTGTACTCTGACTGtccaccagaggagccacacggGGGAACGACCCTACCAGTGTGACCAATGCCAGAAGCGGTTTGTGAGCAGCTCTGAACTCGTGGGGCACCAGGGctcacacacggacgagaggcccttccagtgcctcgACTGCGGGAAGGGTTTCAAAAGAATCTCCCACCTCAACaggcaccagcgcatccacaccgaggagaggccgtacgagtgtgatcagtgcaatAAGAGGTTCCTCAACAGCACCCACCTCCTCCGTCACCGCCTCATCCACACTGAGGAGAGGCCGTTCCACTGCCGTGACTGCGGGCAGAGCTTCCGAcgcaactcccacctcatcgtccactggcgcatccacactggggagagaccccacgagtgtccccagtgtgggaagactTTCACCCACGGCTCCACCCTGACTGTCCACCTCAgaagccacaccggggagaggccctacgagtgtgatcagtgccagaagggctTTTACACCTCGTCTGATCTCCTCaagcaccagcgcatccacacggacgagaggcccttccgctgtcccgattgtggggtgggattcaaagAGAAGTCAACCCTCGTCACACAGAGgaggatccacaccggggagagaccctacaagtgcccccagtgtgggaagggcttcataGACAGCTCCAGCCGGACTATCCATCTCAGaggccacaccggggagaggccctacaagtgtgatcagtgtcagaagggcttttacacctcgtctgatctcctcagtcaccagcgcatccacacggacgagaggcccttccgctgtcccgattgtggggtgggattcaagcacaactctgCCCTCATCGCCCAcaggcgcatccacaccggggagagaccctaccagtgtccccagtgtgggaagagcttcagagcGAGCTCCCACCTGACTGCCCACCTGAGGAGGATCCACACCGgtgagaggccctatgagtgtccccagtgtgggaagagtttcATCCAGAGCTCCAGGCTGACTGTCCACCTCAgaagccacactggggagaggcccttcaagtgtgatcagtgccagaagggctTTTACACCTCGTCTCATCTCCTAaagcaccagcgcatccacacggacgagaggcccttccgctgtcccgattgtggggtgggattcaagcacaactcccacctcaccgtccaccggcgcatccacaccggggagagaccctaccagtgtccccagtgtgggaagggcttcacccagagctcccacctgactgtccacctgaggagccacactggggagaggccccagGAGTGA
- the LOC141726045 gene encoding uncharacterized protein LOC141726045 — MESSEEPVAEAVWSGSTARQGEANGEEKPRRSLSRRGCKGRARGSEGERASLGHGGAQRSELGPREQLQGGEEKPHKCSECGKSFKRRSCLIVHQRTHTGSEGEKPSLEQGQSSELGVHEQLHGGEEKPHKCSECGKSFRCRSKLTAHLRSHTGESPFECAVCHQRFYTKSDLVIHQRIHTNERPFCCPDCGNGFRERSSLVVHQRIHTGEKPYRCGECGQSFRHSSTLSAHQRTHTGERPYECDQCQKRFVRSSELLVHQRSHTDERPFQCPDCGKGFNLVSTLNRHRMIHTGERPYKCDQCNKRFLTSTNLLHHKLIHTEERPFHCRDCGKGFRQKSTLITHRRIHTGERPHECPQCGKSFRASSSLTVHLRSHTGERPFECGECGKSFMSKYKLTYHQRSHTGERPYECDQCKKRFRSSSELVVHQRSHSDERPFQCPDCRKRFKSVSELNQHRRIHTGERPYECGQCRKRFRSSSNLLSHQITHTEERPFRCRECGKGFRRTSHLNTHRRIHTGEGLQECPQCGKSFIQSSSLTVHLRSHTGERPYECDQCQKGFYTSSDLLVHQRIHTDERPFRCPDCGVGFKEKSTLVKHRRIHTGERPYKCPQCGKGFRDSSSRTIHLRSHTGERPYKCDQCQKGFYTSCDLRMHQRIHTDERPFRCPECGVGFKHNSTLIAHRRSHTGERPYQCPQCGKGFTTSSSMTRHQKSQH, encoded by the coding sequence atggagagcagcgaggagccggtggcagaggccgtttggagcggctccacggctcggcagggagaagccaacggggaggagaagccgcggagatccctgagcaggaggggctgcaaaggcagagcgcggggatccgagggggaaagagccagcctgggccatggaggggctcagagatccgagctggggccccgtgagcagctccagggtggggaggagaagccccacaagtgctccgagtgtgggaagagcttcaagaggagatcctgcctgattgtgcaccagagaacccacacgggatctgagggggaaaaacccagcctggagcagggtcagagctcagagctgggggtccatgagcagctccatggtggggaggagaagccccacaagtgctccgagtgtgggaagagcttcaggtgtaGGTCCAAACTGActgcccacctgaggagccacaccggggagagtcCCTTTGAATGTGCTGTATGCCATCAGAGGTTTTACACCAAGTCCGATCTCGTCATTCACCAGCGCATTCACACCAACGAGCGGCCATTTTGCTGTCCTGATTGTGGAAACGGATTCAGGGAAAGGTCCAGCCTCGTCGTCCACCAGCgaatccacactggggagaagccctataggtgtggggagtgtgggcagagcttTAGACATAGTTCCACCCTTTCAGCccaccagagaacccacacgggggaacgaccctacgagtgtgaccagtgccagaagaggtttgtgaggagctctgagctcctggtgcaccagcgctcacacacggacgagaggcccttccagtgccccgactgcgggaagggcttcaaccTCGTCTCCACCCTGAACAGGCACCggatgatccacaccggggagaggccctacaagtgtgatcagtgcaaTAAGAGGTTCCTGACCAGCACCAACCTCCTCCATCACAAGCTCatccacaccgaggagaggccgttccactgtcgagactgcgggaagggcttcaggcaaAAGTCCACTCtgatcacccaccggcgcatccacactggggagagaccccacgagtgtccccagtgtgggaagagcttcagagcgagctccagcctgactgtgcacctgaggagccacaccggggagaggccctttgagtgtggggagtgcggGAAGAGTTTCATGTCCAAGTACAAACTGACTTaccaccagaggagccacacggGGGAGCGACCCTACGAGTGTGACCAGTGCAAGAAGAGGTTTAGGAGCAGCTCTGAACTCGTGGTGCACCAGCGCTCACACTcagacgagaggcccttccagtgccccgactgcAGGAAGCGCTTCAAAAGCGTCTCCGAACTCAACcagcaccggcgcatccacaccggggagaggccctacgagtgtggtcAGTGCAGGAAACGCTTTCggagcagctccaatctcctcagTCACCAGATCAcccacaccgaggagaggccgtTCCGCTGCCGTgagtgcgggaagggcttcagacGCACGTCCCACCTCaacacccaccggcgcatccacactggcgAGGGACTCcaggagtgtccccagtgtgggaagagtttcatccagagctccagcctgactgtCCACCTCAgaagccacaccggggagaggccctacgagtgtgatcagtgccagaagggctTTTACACCTCGTCTGATCTCCTTgtccaccagcgcatccacacggacgagaggcccttccgctgtcccgattgtggggtgggattcaaagAGAAGTCAACCCTCGTCAAACACAGgaggatccacaccggggagagaccctacaagtgcccccagtgtgggaagggcttcagagaCAGCTCCAGCCGGACTATCCATCTCAgaagccacaccggggagaggccctacaagtgtgatcagtgccagaagggctTTTACACCTCGTGTGATCTCCGCatgcaccagcgcatccacacggacgagaggcccttccgctgtcccgaatgtggggtgggattcaagcacaactccaccctcatcgCCCACCGGCgcagccacaccggggagagaccctaccagtgtccccagtgtgggaagggcttcaccaCAAGCAGCAGCATGACCAGACACCAgaagagccagcactga